One window from the genome of Hoplias malabaricus isolate fHopMal1 chromosome X2, fHopMal1.hap1, whole genome shotgun sequence encodes:
- the LOC136676789 gene encoding oxysterols receptor LXR-alpha-like isoform X1, which translates to MTTLSAADISDVGHAGESLGYVSKEGSSVAEVKHEVYSSPSQSASFSSSPNELSDTLPMEPSDIKLDHSTDPPAPEGQPVKRKKGPAPKMLGNEVCSVCGDKASGFHYNVLSCEGCKGFFRRSVIKGAQYVCKNSGRCEMDMYMRRKCQQCRLRKCREAGMLEQCVLSEEQIRLKKMKKQHEEEAARSSAVATPSPAPDVVPLAPEQQEMIEKLVAMQKQCNKRSFIDRLKVTPWPQSQDPQNREVRQQRFAHFTELAIMSVQEIVDFAKQLPGFLELTREDQIALLKTSTIEIMLLETSRRYNPAIESITFLSPDFSYNKDDFAKAGLQIEFINPIFEFSKGMNDLHLDEAEYALLIAINIFSADRPNVQDHDLVEKLQQPYVDALHSYIRIKRPNDHLMFPRMLMKLVSLRTLSSVHSEQVFALRLQDKKLPPLLSEIWDVHE; encoded by the exons ATGACCACCCTTTCTGCGGCTGATATCAGTGATGTTGGTCATG CAGGGGAGAGTCTGGGCTATGTCAGTAAGGAAGGTTCTTCAGTAGCAGAAGTGAAACATGAGGTTTACTCTTCTCCAAGTCAGTCCGCTTCATTCTCCAGTTCTCCTAACGAGCTGAGTGACACACTGCCCATGGAACCCAGTGACATTAAACTGGATCACTCCACTGACCCACCAGCGCCAG AGGGCCAACCGGTGAAGAGGAAGAAGGGCCCTGCTCCCAAAATGCTGGGCAAcgaggtgtgtagtgtgtgtggggataAGGCCTCTGGCTTCCACTATAATGTGCTAAGCTGTGAGGGCTGTAAGGGTTTCTTTAGACGTAGTGTGATTAAAGGAGCACAGTACGTCTGCAAGAACTCAGGCCGCTGTGAGATGGACATGTACATGCGCCGCAAGTGCCAGCAATGCCGGTTGCGCAAGTGCAGGGAGGCTGGCATGCTGGAACAAT GTGTGCTCTCTGAGGAGCAGATTCGtctgaagaagatgaagaagcaGCATGAGGAAGAAGCAGCTCGGAGTTCGGCAGTGGCTACGCCCAGCCCTGCACCCGATGTGGTCCCATTGGCTCCTGAACAACAGGAAATGATTGAGAAGCTTGTGGCCATGCAGAAACAGTGCAACAAACGCTCCTTCATTGACCGGCTCAAAGTCACT CCGTGGCCACAGAGTCAAGACCCACAGAACCGGGAAGTGCGACAGCAGCGCTTTGCTCATTTCACTGAGCTGGCAATCATGTCAGTGCAGGAGATCGTAGACTTTGCTAAACAACTGCCTGGCTTCCTGGAGCTCACACGCGAGGACCAGATTGCCCTGCTCAAGACCTCTACCATAGAG ATCATGCTGCTAGAGACATCACGGCGCTACAACCCAGCAATAGAGAGCATCACTTTCCTTTCTCCGGACTTCAGCTACAACAAGGATGACTTTGCCAAAGCAG GGCTGCAGATCGAGTTCATCAACCCCATCTTTGAGTTCTCTAAAGGCATGAATGACCTGCACCTGGACGAGGCAGAATATGCACTGCTTATTGCCATCAACATCTTCTCAGCAG ACCGACCCAATGTGCAGGATCATGATTTAGTGGAGAAGCTCCAGCAACCGTACGTGGATGCACTGCATTCATACATCAGGATAAAGAGACCCAAT GATCACCTGATGTTCCCGCGCATGCTTATGAAACTGGTGAGCCTGCGCACTCTCAGCAGTGTGCATTCTGAGCAGGTCTTTGCCCTCCGCCTGCAGGACAAAAAACTTCCGCCTCTTCTCTCTGAAATCTGGGATGTCCATGAGTAA
- the LOC136676789 gene encoding oxysterols receptor LXR-alpha-like isoform X3, with protein sequence MTTLSAADISDVGHAGESLGYVSKEGSSVAEVKHEVYSSPSQSASFSSSPNELSDTLPMEPSDIKLDHSTDPPAPEGQPVKRKKGPAPKMLGNEVCSVCGDKASGFHYNVLSCEGCKGFFRRSVIKGAQYVCKNSGRCEMDMYMRRKCQQCRLRKCREAGMLEQCVLSEEQIRLKKMKKQHEEEAARSSAVATPSPAPDVVPLAPEQQEMIEKLVAMQKQCNKRSFIDRLKVTPWPQSQDPQNREVRQQRFAHFTELAIMSVQEIVDFAKQLPGFLELTREDQIALLKTSTIEIMLLETSRRYNPAIESITFLSPDFSYNKDDFAKAGLQIEFINPIFEFSKGMNDLHLDEAEYALLIAINIFSAATV encoded by the exons ATGACCACCCTTTCTGCGGCTGATATCAGTGATGTTGGTCATG CAGGGGAGAGTCTGGGCTATGTCAGTAAGGAAGGTTCTTCAGTAGCAGAAGTGAAACATGAGGTTTACTCTTCTCCAAGTCAGTCCGCTTCATTCTCCAGTTCTCCTAACGAGCTGAGTGACACACTGCCCATGGAACCCAGTGACATTAAACTGGATCACTCCACTGACCCACCAGCGCCAG AGGGCCAACCGGTGAAGAGGAAGAAGGGCCCTGCTCCCAAAATGCTGGGCAAcgaggtgtgtagtgtgtgtggggataAGGCCTCTGGCTTCCACTATAATGTGCTAAGCTGTGAGGGCTGTAAGGGTTTCTTTAGACGTAGTGTGATTAAAGGAGCACAGTACGTCTGCAAGAACTCAGGCCGCTGTGAGATGGACATGTACATGCGCCGCAAGTGCCAGCAATGCCGGTTGCGCAAGTGCAGGGAGGCTGGCATGCTGGAACAAT GTGTGCTCTCTGAGGAGCAGATTCGtctgaagaagatgaagaagcaGCATGAGGAAGAAGCAGCTCGGAGTTCGGCAGTGGCTACGCCCAGCCCTGCACCCGATGTGGTCCCATTGGCTCCTGAACAACAGGAAATGATTGAGAAGCTTGTGGCCATGCAGAAACAGTGCAACAAACGCTCCTTCATTGACCGGCTCAAAGTCACT CCGTGGCCACAGAGTCAAGACCCACAGAACCGGGAAGTGCGACAGCAGCGCTTTGCTCATTTCACTGAGCTGGCAATCATGTCAGTGCAGGAGATCGTAGACTTTGCTAAACAACTGCCTGGCTTCCTGGAGCTCACACGCGAGGACCAGATTGCCCTGCTCAAGACCTCTACCATAGAG ATCATGCTGCTAGAGACATCACGGCGCTACAACCCAGCAATAGAGAGCATCACTTTCCTTTCTCCGGACTTCAGCTACAACAAGGATGACTTTGCCAAAGCAG GGCTGCAGATCGAGTTCATCAACCCCATCTTTGAGTTCTCTAAAGGCATGAATGACCTGCACCTGGACGAGGCAGAATATGCACTGCTTATTGCCATCAACATCTTCTCAGCAG CAACAGTGTGA
- the LOC136676789 gene encoding oxysterols receptor LXR-alpha-like isoform X2 has translation MTTLSAADISDVGHGESLGYVSKEGSSVAEVKHEVYSSPSQSASFSSSPNELSDTLPMEPSDIKLDHSTDPPAPEGQPVKRKKGPAPKMLGNEVCSVCGDKASGFHYNVLSCEGCKGFFRRSVIKGAQYVCKNSGRCEMDMYMRRKCQQCRLRKCREAGMLEQCVLSEEQIRLKKMKKQHEEEAARSSAVATPSPAPDVVPLAPEQQEMIEKLVAMQKQCNKRSFIDRLKVTPWPQSQDPQNREVRQQRFAHFTELAIMSVQEIVDFAKQLPGFLELTREDQIALLKTSTIEIMLLETSRRYNPAIESITFLSPDFSYNKDDFAKAGLQIEFINPIFEFSKGMNDLHLDEAEYALLIAINIFSADRPNVQDHDLVEKLQQPYVDALHSYIRIKRPNDHLMFPRMLMKLVSLRTLSSVHSEQVFALRLQDKKLPPLLSEIWDVHE, from the exons ATGACCACCCTTTCTGCGGCTGATATCAGTGATGTTGGTCATG GGGAGAGTCTGGGCTATGTCAGTAAGGAAGGTTCTTCAGTAGCAGAAGTGAAACATGAGGTTTACTCTTCTCCAAGTCAGTCCGCTTCATTCTCCAGTTCTCCTAACGAGCTGAGTGACACACTGCCCATGGAACCCAGTGACATTAAACTGGATCACTCCACTGACCCACCAGCGCCAG AGGGCCAACCGGTGAAGAGGAAGAAGGGCCCTGCTCCCAAAATGCTGGGCAAcgaggtgtgtagtgtgtgtggggataAGGCCTCTGGCTTCCACTATAATGTGCTAAGCTGTGAGGGCTGTAAGGGTTTCTTTAGACGTAGTGTGATTAAAGGAGCACAGTACGTCTGCAAGAACTCAGGCCGCTGTGAGATGGACATGTACATGCGCCGCAAGTGCCAGCAATGCCGGTTGCGCAAGTGCAGGGAGGCTGGCATGCTGGAACAAT GTGTGCTCTCTGAGGAGCAGATTCGtctgaagaagatgaagaagcaGCATGAGGAAGAAGCAGCTCGGAGTTCGGCAGTGGCTACGCCCAGCCCTGCACCCGATGTGGTCCCATTGGCTCCTGAACAACAGGAAATGATTGAGAAGCTTGTGGCCATGCAGAAACAGTGCAACAAACGCTCCTTCATTGACCGGCTCAAAGTCACT CCGTGGCCACAGAGTCAAGACCCACAGAACCGGGAAGTGCGACAGCAGCGCTTTGCTCATTTCACTGAGCTGGCAATCATGTCAGTGCAGGAGATCGTAGACTTTGCTAAACAACTGCCTGGCTTCCTGGAGCTCACACGCGAGGACCAGATTGCCCTGCTCAAGACCTCTACCATAGAG ATCATGCTGCTAGAGACATCACGGCGCTACAACCCAGCAATAGAGAGCATCACTTTCCTTTCTCCGGACTTCAGCTACAACAAGGATGACTTTGCCAAAGCAG GGCTGCAGATCGAGTTCATCAACCCCATCTTTGAGTTCTCTAAAGGCATGAATGACCTGCACCTGGACGAGGCAGAATATGCACTGCTTATTGCCATCAACATCTTCTCAGCAG ACCGACCCAATGTGCAGGATCATGATTTAGTGGAGAAGCTCCAGCAACCGTACGTGGATGCACTGCATTCATACATCAGGATAAAGAGACCCAAT GATCACCTGATGTTCCCGCGCATGCTTATGAAACTGGTGAGCCTGCGCACTCTCAGCAGTGTGCATTCTGAGCAGGTCTTTGCCCTCCGCCTGCAGGACAAAAAACTTCCGCCTCTTCTCTCTGAAATCTGGGATGTCCATGAGTAA